A portion of the Bubalus kerabau isolate K-KA32 ecotype Philippines breed swamp buffalo chromosome 1, PCC_UOA_SB_1v2, whole genome shotgun sequence genome contains these proteins:
- the LOC129623652 gene encoding olfactory receptor 18-like — protein MYLVTVLGNLLIILAVTSDPHLHTPMYFFLSNLSSVDIDFISTTIPKMIVDIQSHSRVISYGGCLTQMSIFILFACMDCLLLTLMSYDRFVDICHPLHYTVIMNPRLCCSLVLVSFCVSLLDSQVHNVIVLQLTCFKDVEISSFFCDPPQLLNLACSDTFTNNIVSYTIGALTGFLSISGIIFSYYKILVSILRVPSSGGMYKAFATCGSHLAVVCLFYGTGLGEYLSSAISQSPRKVAAASVVYTMVTPMLNPFIYSLRNKDIKRALWRFLAAQTQLRTWKPI, from the coding sequence ATGTACCTGGTGACCGTGCTGGGGAACCTGCTCATCATATTAGCCGTCACCTCTgacccccacctccacacccccatgtacttcttcctctccaacctgtcCTCAGTTGACATAGATTTCATCTCCACCACTATTCCCAAGATGATTGTGGACATCCAATCTCACAGCAGAGTCATCTCCTACGGAGGCTGCCTGACACAGATgtctatttttatcctttttgcgTGTATGGATTGTCTGCTTCTTACCTTGATGTCCTATGACAGGTTTGTGGACATCTGTCACCCACTGCACTACACGGTCATCATGAACCCACGCCTCTGTTGCTCCTTAGTTTTGGTGTCCTTTTGTGTTAGCCTTTTggactcccaggtgcacaatgtgATTGTGTTACAACTTACCTGTTTCAAGGATGTAGAAATTTCTAGTTTCTTCTGTGATCCTCCTCAACTGCTCAACCTTGCTTGTTCTGACACTTTCACCAATAACATAGTCAGCTATACTATCGGTGCCTTGACTGGTTTTCTCTCTATCTCAGGAATCATTTTCTCTTACTATAAAATTCTTGTCTCCATTCTGAGAGTCCCCTCATCAGGTGGGATGTACAAAGCCTTTGCCACCTGTGGTTCTCACCTGGCagttgtttgcttattttatggAACAGGCCTTGGTGAGTACCTCAGCTCAGCCATCTCACAGTCTCCCAGGAAGGTTGCAGCAGCTTCTGTGGTGTACACTATGGTcacccccatgctgaaccccttcatctacagCTTGAGGAACAAAGACATCAAAAGGGCCTTGTGGAGGTTCCTGGCAGCACAAACTCAACTTAGGACCTGGAAACCCATTTGA